One region of Quercus lobata isolate SW786 chromosome 2, ValleyOak3.0 Primary Assembly, whole genome shotgun sequence genomic DNA includes:
- the LOC115975318 gene encoding anthocyanidin reductase ((2S)-flavan-3-ol-forming)-like isoform X3 — protein sequence MEEKSYSRVCITGGSGFVGSCLVKKLLEKGHTVHATLRNQGCEYVFHVATPMLHNTQSSQYKDTAEAAVAGVRVIADACIRSKTVKRLIYTASVMSSSPLTEDGVCFKSCVDETCWTPFDVSFTYTNDFTMGYIKSKTLAEKEILNYNEYDNSRLEVVTLACGVVGGETLLPYVPSSVEIILSLLSGNLIFSNTLKFLQELLGSIPLVHIEDICQAHIFCIENQSMKGRFLCAATNPTIRAIASSFQEKFPEYQIAKEFIEGPDKGVTFDSTKLMKMGFEYAYDTKKILDDSVACGRRLGHLIK from the exons ATGGAGGAGAAGAGTTACAGTAGGGTCTGCATCACAGGAGGATCTGGATTTGTTGGTTCCTGCCTTGTCAAAAAGCTTCTGGAGAAAGGTCATACCGTCCATGCAACTCTGAGGAACCAAG GGTGTGAATATGTTTTTCATGTGGCTACCCCAATGTTACATAACACCCAAAGCTCTCAG TACAAGGATACGGCTGAAGCGGCTGTTGCCGGGGTTAGGGTCATCGCTGATGCTTGTATCCGGTCGAAAACCGTGAAGCGGCTCATCTACACTGCGTCTGTAATGTCCTCTTCACCTTTGACAGAAGATGGAGTCTGTTTCAAGTCTTGCGTTGATGAAACCTGTTGGACACCTTTTGATGTTTCCTTCACTTATACCAATGACTTTACAATG GGATACATTAAATCAAAGACACTAGCAGAGAAAGAGATTCTGAATTATAATGAATATGATAATAGTAGGCTTGAAGTTGTAACACTTGCTTGCGGCGTAGTGGGAGGAGAAACACTTCTTCCTTATGTACCATCATCTGTGGAAATAATTTTATCTCTGCTTTCAGGcaatttaattttctcaaataCATTGAAGTTTTTGCAAGAACTTTTGGGTTCAATTCCTCTTGTTCACATTGAAGACATTTGTCAAGCACATATCTTCTGCATAGAAAACCAATCAATGAAAGGTAGATTCCTCTGTGCTGCCACAAATCCAACCATAAGAGCGATTGCAAGTTCCTTCCAAGAAAAGTTTCCAGAATATCAGATAGCGAAAGA ATTCATTGAAGGACCAGATAAAGGAGTTACATTTGATTCTACAAAGCTAATGAAGATGGGTTTTGAGTATGCATATGATACAAAGAAGATATTAGATGATAGCGTGGCATGTGGAAGGCGACTCGGACATCTAATCAAATAA
- the LOC115975318 gene encoding anthocyanidin reductase ((2S)-flavan-3-ol-forming)-like isoform X2 has product MEEKSYSRVCITGGSGFVGSCLVKKLLEKGHTVHATLRNQENKLVLFQADIYNPTEFEPAITGCEYVFHVATPMLHNTQSSQYKDTAEAAVAGVRVIADACIRSKTVKRLIYTASVMSSSPLTEDGVCFKSCVDETCWTPFDVSFTYTNDFTMGYIKSKTLAEKEILNYNEYDNSRLEVVTLACGVVGGETLLPYVPSSVEIILSLLSGNLIFSNTLKFLQELLGSIPLVHIEDICQAHIFCIENQSMKGRFLCAATNPTIRAIASSFQEKFPEYQIAKEFIEGPDKGVTFDSTKLMKMGFEYAYDTKKILDDSVACGRRLGHLIK; this is encoded by the exons ATGGAGGAGAAGAGTTACAGTAGGGTCTGCATCACAGGAGGATCTGGATTTGTTGGTTCCTGCCTTGTCAAAAAGCTTCTGGAGAAAGGTCATACCGTCCATGCAACTCTGAGGAACCAAG AGAACAAATTAGTGCTGTTTCAAGCTGATATTTACAATCCCACTGAGTTCGAACCTGCAATTACAGGGTGTGAATATGTTTTTCATGTGGCTACCCCAATGTTACATAACACCCAAAGCTCTCAG TACAAGGATACGGCTGAAGCGGCTGTTGCCGGGGTTAGGGTCATCGCTGATGCTTGTATCCGGTCGAAAACCGTGAAGCGGCTCATCTACACTGCGTCTGTAATGTCCTCTTCACCTTTGACAGAAGATGGAGTCTGTTTCAAGTCTTGCGTTGATGAAACCTGTTGGACACCTTTTGATGTTTCCTTCACTTATACCAATGACTTTACAATG GGATACATTAAATCAAAGACACTAGCAGAGAAAGAGATTCTGAATTATAATGAATATGATAATAGTAGGCTTGAAGTTGTAACACTTGCTTGCGGCGTAGTGGGAGGAGAAACACTTCTTCCTTATGTACCATCATCTGTGGAAATAATTTTATCTCTGCTTTCAGGcaatttaattttctcaaataCATTGAAGTTTTTGCAAGAACTTTTGGGTTCAATTCCTCTTGTTCACATTGAAGACATTTGTCAAGCACATATCTTCTGCATAGAAAACCAATCAATGAAAGGTAGATTCCTCTGTGCTGCCACAAATCCAACCATAAGAGCGATTGCAAGTTCCTTCCAAGAAAAGTTTCCAGAATATCAGATAGCGAAAGA ATTCATTGAAGGACCAGATAAAGGAGTTACATTTGATTCTACAAAGCTAATGAAGATGGGTTTTGAGTATGCATATGATACAAAGAAGATATTAGATGATAGCGTGGCATGTGGAAGGCGACTCGGACATCTAATCAAATAA
- the LOC115975318 gene encoding anthocyanidin reductase ((2S)-flavan-3-ol-forming)-like isoform X1: MEEKSYSRVCITGGSGFVGSCLVKKLLEKGHTVHATLRNQGDTSKVDLLKSFPNAENKLVLFQADIYNPTEFEPAITGCEYVFHVATPMLHNTQSSQYKDTAEAAVAGVRVIADACIRSKTVKRLIYTASVMSSSPLTEDGVCFKSCVDETCWTPFDVSFTYTNDFTMGYIKSKTLAEKEILNYNEYDNSRLEVVTLACGVVGGETLLPYVPSSVEIILSLLSGNLIFSNTLKFLQELLGSIPLVHIEDICQAHIFCIENQSMKGRFLCAATNPTIRAIASSFQEKFPEYQIAKEFIEGPDKGVTFDSTKLMKMGFEYAYDTKKILDDSVACGRRLGHLIK; this comes from the exons ATGGAGGAGAAGAGTTACAGTAGGGTCTGCATCACAGGAGGATCTGGATTTGTTGGTTCCTGCCTTGTCAAAAAGCTTCTGGAGAAAGGTCATACCGTCCATGCAACTCTGAGGAACCAAG GGGACACGTCCAAAGTAGATCTCCTGAAGTCCTTTCCAAATGCAGAGAACAAATTAGTGCTGTTTCAAGCTGATATTTACAATCCCACTGAGTTCGAACCTGCAATTACAGGGTGTGAATATGTTTTTCATGTGGCTACCCCAATGTTACATAACACCCAAAGCTCTCAG TACAAGGATACGGCTGAAGCGGCTGTTGCCGGGGTTAGGGTCATCGCTGATGCTTGTATCCGGTCGAAAACCGTGAAGCGGCTCATCTACACTGCGTCTGTAATGTCCTCTTCACCTTTGACAGAAGATGGAGTCTGTTTCAAGTCTTGCGTTGATGAAACCTGTTGGACACCTTTTGATGTTTCCTTCACTTATACCAATGACTTTACAATG GGATACATTAAATCAAAGACACTAGCAGAGAAAGAGATTCTGAATTATAATGAATATGATAATAGTAGGCTTGAAGTTGTAACACTTGCTTGCGGCGTAGTGGGAGGAGAAACACTTCTTCCTTATGTACCATCATCTGTGGAAATAATTTTATCTCTGCTTTCAGGcaatttaattttctcaaataCATTGAAGTTTTTGCAAGAACTTTTGGGTTCAATTCCTCTTGTTCACATTGAAGACATTTGTCAAGCACATATCTTCTGCATAGAAAACCAATCAATGAAAGGTAGATTCCTCTGTGCTGCCACAAATCCAACCATAAGAGCGATTGCAAGTTCCTTCCAAGAAAAGTTTCCAGAATATCAGATAGCGAAAGA ATTCATTGAAGGACCAGATAAAGGAGTTACATTTGATTCTACAAAGCTAATGAAGATGGGTTTTGAGTATGCATATGATACAAAGAAGATATTAGATGATAGCGTGGCATGTGGAAGGCGACTCGGACATCTAATCAAATAA